From Cellulosimicrobium sp. ES-005, one genomic window encodes:
- a CDS encoding response regulator transcription factor, protein MRLVIAEDSAILRDGLVALVTRRGHEVVAAVADGDELVARVARLAAEDALPDVAVVDIRMPPTFTDEGLRAALALRATHPDLGVLLFSQYVETRFASELLTGGARGVGYLLKDRVADVGEFVDALTRIAAGQTVLDPEVVSQLMGASRSDDGLARLTPRETEVLELMAQGRSNSAIAEALFLSYGAVEKNVTSIFGKLGLPQDAGDHRRVLAVLRYLKV, encoded by the coding sequence GTCATCGCCGAGGACTCCGCCATCCTGCGCGACGGGCTCGTCGCGCTCGTCACCCGCCGCGGACACGAGGTCGTGGCCGCGGTCGCGGACGGCGACGAGCTCGTCGCGCGGGTGGCCCGGCTCGCGGCCGAGGACGCGCTGCCCGACGTCGCGGTCGTCGACATCCGGATGCCCCCGACGTTCACCGACGAGGGCCTGCGCGCCGCCCTCGCGCTGCGCGCGACGCACCCCGACCTCGGGGTGCTGCTGTTCTCCCAGTACGTCGAGACGCGGTTCGCGAGCGAGCTGCTGACGGGCGGCGCTCGCGGCGTCGGGTACCTGCTCAAGGACCGCGTCGCCGACGTCGGCGAGTTCGTCGACGCGCTCACGCGCATCGCCGCCGGTCAGACCGTGCTCGACCCCGAGGTCGTCAGCCAGCTCATGGGCGCCTCGCGGTCCGACGACGGGCTGGCGCGCCTCACACCGCGCGAGACGGAGGTCCTGGAGCTCATGGCGCAGGGCCGCTCGAACTCCGCCATCGCGGAGGCGCTGTTCCTCTCCTACGGCGCGGTCGAGAAGAACGTCACGTCGATCTTCGGCAAGCTCGGCCTGCCCCAGGACGCGGGCGACCACCGGCGCGTGCTCGCCGTGCTGCGCTACCTCAAGGTCTGA